In Planctomycetota bacterium, the following proteins share a genomic window:
- a CDS encoding TrkH family potassium uptake protein: MRLALDGVALVVTLGIGVALAVWAAAPMTREGHEWLRGLDVVVLVVFVAEVALRIALARARLEALGARWFDFFVLAALLQALGDEQATWPWFLVRQGLAALAWTLRRPAARRLLSRLWAHPAPLLVGSFAGAILLGAAVLALPIASATGASIGLLDALFTSTSAVCVTGLVVKDTGCDFTLFGQLVILWLIQLGGLGIMTFSVSMVLVLGRALAAMPGRAMRDMLDQQSAREAVHLVRFITVSTLAIEAVGAGALFCWFGASEGYTARCAYSAIFHSISAFCNAGFSLYGRSFEAYRSHVGVNLVLTSLIILGGLGFPVMRDLLVLGRRRRLGEGRSPGLRTQTRVVLTTSAILIVAGAALFYVLELPATLKDLRPGERVLASYFQSVTARTAGFNTVDIGSVRAPALVVLMALMYIGASPGSTGGGIKTTTAAILFQAMRSAFRRRPQVELFRRTVPRSTIRRSIALVTLTILLLIAATIALTAAEPELPFERVLFEAISAFGTVGLSTGITAALSMPGKLIIIVLMFAGRVGPLTLMFSLLGEGRPARYTYPQTHMMVG, encoded by the coding sequence GTGCGGCTCGCTCTGGACGGCGTGGCGCTTGTGGTGACCCTGGGGATCGGGGTGGCCCTGGCCGTCTGGGCCGCGGCGCCGATGACGCGGGAAGGGCACGAGTGGCTCCGCGGGCTGGATGTGGTGGTGCTCGTGGTGTTCGTGGCCGAGGTGGCCCTTCGGATCGCGCTGGCGCGGGCGCGGCTGGAGGCCCTGGGGGCCAGGTGGTTCGACTTCTTCGTCCTCGCCGCCCTGTTGCAGGCGCTGGGCGACGAGCAGGCGACCTGGCCGTGGTTCCTGGTGCGTCAGGGTCTGGCCGCCCTGGCGTGGACGCTGCGGCGGCCGGCGGCGCGGCGCCTTCTCAGCCGTCTGTGGGCGCACCCGGCGCCGCTGCTCGTGGGCAGCTTCGCGGGCGCCATCCTCCTCGGCGCCGCGGTGCTCGCCCTGCCGATCGCGAGCGCCACGGGCGCCAGCATCGGGCTGCTGGACGCGTTGTTCACCTCCACGTCGGCCGTGTGTGTGACGGGGCTGGTCGTGAAGGACACGGGGTGTGACTTCACGCTGTTCGGGCAACTGGTGATCCTGTGGTTGATCCAGCTCGGGGGGCTGGGTATCATGACATTTTCGGTCTCGATGGTGCTCGTGCTGGGGCGCGCGCTGGCGGCCATGCCAGGCCGGGCCATGCGCGACATGCTCGACCAGCAGAGCGCGCGCGAGGCCGTGCACCTGGTGCGCTTCATCACCGTCTCCACGCTGGCCATCGAGGCGGTGGGGGCCGGGGCCCTGTTCTGCTGGTTCGGCGCCAGCGAGGGCTACACGGCGCGCTGCGCCTACTCGGCGATCTTCCACTCCATCTCGGCCTTCTGCAACGCCGGCTTCTCGCTCTATGGGCGCAGCTTCGAGGCCTATCGCAGCCACGTGGGCGTGAACCTCGTGCTCACGTCCCTGATCATCCTCGGGGGGCTGGGCTTTCCCGTGATGCGCGACCTGCTGGTCCTGGGCCGCCGTCGCCGCCTGGGCGAGGGCCGCTCGCCGGGCCTGCGCACCCAAACGCGCGTGGTGCTCACCACCTCGGCCATCCTCATCGTGGCGGGCGCCGCGCTCTTCTACGTGCTCGAGCTGCCGGCGACCCTGAAGGACCTGCGCCCCGGCGAACGCGTGCTCGCCAGCTACTTCCAGTCGGTCACGGCCAGGACCGCGGGGTTCAACACGGTGGACATCGGCTCGGTGAGGGCGCCGGCGCTGGTGGTGCTGATGGCTCTGATGTACATCGGGGCATCGCCCGGCTCCACGGGGGGCGGCATCAAGACCACCACGGCGGCCATTCTCTTCCAGGCCATGCGCTCGGCCTTCCGGCGCCGGCCCCAGGTCGAGCTGTTCCGGCGCACCGTGCCGCGTTCGACCATCCGGCGCTCCATCGCGCTGGTGACCCTCACGATCCTGCTGCTGATCGCGGCGACGATCGCGCTGACAGCGGCGGAGCCGGAGCTCCCCTTCGAGCGCGTGCTCTTCGAGGCGATCTCGGCCTTCGGCACGGTGGGCCTCTCGACCGGGATCACCGCGGCCCTCTCGATGCCGGGCAAGCTGATCATCATCGTGCTGATGTTCGCGGGGCGCGTGGGGCCGCTCACGCTCATGTTCTCGCTGCTCGGCGAGGGCCGCCCCGCGCGCTATACGTACCCCCAGACCCACATGATGGTGGGCTGA
- a CDS encoding TrkA family potassium uptake protein — protein sequence MPRVAVFGLGQFGRTLAEALTNQGAEVMAFDTSAERVEDIKDQVAMAVELDSTDERALRAVGLDQVQLAIVTMGTNIEANILTSALLKQLGVPRIFARASTAIQERILRAIGVNKIINIEREMGEAIATTLAIGDVHRFFTLATGHSLVEVDVPPYLVGKTIEEMQLRQRHNVNVVAVKKRAPDVDERGRRTLREEISVVPKPNEAFEEGDLLILAGENADIQALLKG from the coding sequence ATGCCACGCGTTGCCGTGTTCGGCCTCGGGCAGTTCGGGCGGACGCTCGCGGAGGCCCTCACCAATCAGGGCGCCGAGGTGATGGCCTTCGATACCTCGGCCGAGCGGGTCGAGGACATCAAGGACCAAGTCGCCATGGCCGTGGAGCTCGACTCGACGGACGAGCGCGCGCTGCGGGCCGTGGGCCTCGACCAGGTGCAGTTGGCCATCGTGACGATGGGCACGAACATCGAGGCCAATATCCTCACCTCGGCGCTCCTCAAGCAGCTCGGCGTGCCGCGCATCTTCGCGCGCGCCAGCACCGCCATCCAGGAGCGCATCCTGCGCGCCATCGGAGTCAACAAGATCATCAACATCGAGCGCGAGATGGGCGAGGCCATCGCCACCACGCTCGCCATCGGCGACGTCCACCGATTCTTCACCCTCGCCACCGGGCACAGCCTCGTGGAGGTGGACGTGCCGCCGTACCTCGTCGGCAAGACGATCGAGGAGATGCAGCTCCGCCAGCGCCACAATGTCAACGTCGTCGCGGTCAAGAAGCGCGCGCCGGACGTGGACGAGCGCGGCCGCCGCACGCTGCGCGAGGAGATCAGCGTGGTGCCCAAGCCCAACGAGGCCTTCGAGGAGGGCGATCTGCTGATCCTCGCGGGCGAGAACGCCGACATTCAGGCCCTCTTGAAGGGATGA
- the dprA gene encoding DNA-processing protein DprA, which produces MESGICDPASGLLRDLVALNMTLRLTVEDYERLASALGGHEALRQASASELQHRGGLGPKLAAEAARLLRSDDPDEELRQADERGIAIVPFISPDYPAILRRTPEPPLVLYVQGAMEKADAVALAVVGSRFPTHYGVTQAGRLAAELAARGLTIVSGLAQGIDTAAHRAALDAGGRTLAVLGGGIARLYPAENAALADEIVQHGAVVSEFPIHTRPRDFNFPRRNRIVSGLSLGVLVVEAALQSGALSTADWALAQGREVFALPGRVTDKRSRGCHLLIKQGAKLAETCEDILEELGDVGKALAPPRPRAREEPLALAADQLAVYKAIGDDPTHIDAIADAAGLPAPQVASLLMLLELKRLVTQLPGKHFVRQAEQPG; this is translated from the coding sequence TTGGAATCTGGAATATGTGATCCAGCCTCGGGCCTGCTGCGTGACCTCGTGGCGCTGAACATGACCCTGCGCCTCACCGTCGAGGACTATGAGCGTCTCGCCTCCGCCCTCGGCGGCCACGAGGCCCTCCGCCAGGCATCGGCCAGCGAACTCCAGCACCGGGGGGGCCTGGGGCCGAAGCTGGCCGCCGAAGCCGCACGCCTGCTCCGCAGCGACGACCCCGACGAGGAACTCCGCCAGGCCGACGAGCGCGGCATCGCCATCGTGCCCTTCATCAGCCCCGACTACCCGGCCATCCTGCGCCGCACGCCCGAGCCGCCCTTGGTGCTTTACGTGCAGGGCGCGATGGAGAAAGCCGACGCCGTGGCCCTGGCCGTCGTCGGCTCGCGCTTCCCCACCCACTACGGCGTCACGCAGGCCGGGCGCCTGGCCGCCGAACTGGCCGCCCGCGGCCTCACCATCGTGAGCGGCTTGGCCCAGGGCATTGACACCGCGGCCCACCGCGCCGCCCTCGACGCCGGCGGCCGCACCCTCGCCGTCCTCGGCGGCGGCATCGCACGCCTCTATCCCGCCGAGAACGCCGCCCTGGCCGACGAAATCGTCCAGCACGGCGCCGTCGTCAGCGAGTTCCCCATTCACACGAGGCCACGCGACTTCAACTTCCCCCGCCGCAACCGCATCGTGAGCGGCCTGTCGCTGGGCGTGCTCGTGGTCGAGGCGGCCCTCCAGAGCGGCGCCCTGAGCACCGCCGACTGGGCGCTCGCCCAGGGCCGCGAGGTCTTCGCCCTGCCCGGCCGCGTCACCGACAAGCGCAGCCGCGGCTGCCACCTGCTCATCAAGCAGGGCGCGAAACTCGCCGAAACGTGCGAGGATATTCTGGAGGAACTGGGCGACGTGGGCAAGGCCCTCGCGCCTCCGCGTCCCCGCGCCAGGGAGGAGCCGCTCGCCCTCGCCGCCGACCAACTCGCCGTCTACAAGGCCATCGGCGACGACCCGACGCACATAGACGCCATCGCCGACGCCGCCGGCCTTCCCGCGCCGCAGGTGGCCAGCCTGCTGATGCTCCTGGAACTCAAGCGCCTCGTCACCCAGCTTCCCGGCAAGCACTTCGTCCGCCAGGCCGAGCAGCCCGGCTAG
- a CDS encoding Gfo/Idh/MocA family oxidoreductase, translated as MAVGWGVIGAGGIASRRTIPEGILPARGARLAAVMDVDAARAQAASERFGGVPWFTEIEPLLARGDVEAVYIATPTIAHAPQALAAIAAGKHVLVEKPLAMTVAQGRRLAAAAKRKGILVGTGFMMRHHGAHVKIRQLIESGAIGKPVMGRAQLSCWYPPIAGAWRQDPALGGGGSFADMGNHCFDLLEMFLGRVAEVHAFLGNVVHDYQSEDTALVTFRFASGALGVVDNLFNVPDEASRNVLEIYGSTGGIRCEGTIGQTPGGTVRLVSVKTGGYDARQQRAAAKERAIPFRQVNTYRAEIEDFTRAVRTGGRPAVPLEDGLWNLRVVEAAYRSACTGRVVRL; from the coding sequence ATGGCAGTCGGCTGGGGCGTGATTGGGGCGGGGGGGATTGCGTCGCGGCGGACGATTCCCGAGGGCATCCTGCCCGCACGCGGTGCGCGGCTGGCCGCGGTGATGGATGTGGACGCGGCCCGAGCCCAGGCCGCCTCCGAGCGCTTCGGCGGCGTGCCGTGGTTCACCGAGATCGAGCCGCTGCTGGCGCGGGGCGACGTGGAGGCGGTCTACATCGCCACGCCCACCATCGCCCACGCGCCGCAGGCGCTGGCGGCCATCGCGGCGGGCAAACACGTGCTCGTCGAGAAGCCGCTGGCGATGACCGTGGCCCAGGGCCGGCGCCTCGCGGCCGCCGCGAAGCGGAAAGGCATCCTCGTCGGCACAGGCTTCATGATGCGCCACCACGGCGCGCACGTGAAGATCAGGCAGCTCATCGAGAGCGGCGCCATCGGCAAGCCCGTGATGGGCCGCGCCCAACTGAGCTGCTGGTACCCGCCCATCGCCGGCGCGTGGCGGCAGGACCCCGCCCTCGGCGGCGGCGGCTCGTTCGCCGACATGGGCAATCACTGCTTCGACCTGCTGGAGATGTTCCTCGGCCGCGTCGCCGAGGTCCACGCCTTCCTCGGCAACGTCGTTCACGACTACCAGAGCGAGGACACGGCGCTCGTGACGTTCCGCTTCGCCTCGGGCGCGCTGGGCGTGGTGGACAACCTGTTCAACGTGCCCGACGAGGCGTCGCGGAACGTGCTCGAGATCTACGGCTCGACGGGCGGCATCCGGTGCGAAGGCACGATTGGCCAGACGCCCGGAGGCACGGTCCGCCTCGTGAGCGTGAAGACGGGCGGCTACGATGCCCGGCAGCAGCGCGCGGCCGCGAAGGAGCGGGCCATCCCCTTCCGCCAGGTGAACACCTATCGGGCCGAGATCGAGGACTTCACGCGCGCCGTCCGCACGGGCGGCCGCCCCGCTGTGCCGCTCGAGGACGGGCTGTGGAACCTGCGGGTCGTCGAGGCCGCCTATCGCTCGGCCTGCACGGGGCGGGTGGTGCGGCTGTGA
- a CDS encoding DegT/DnrJ/EryC1/StrS family aminotransferase: protein MAEKLAIEGGKPACTASWAGWPCFTEAAIRDAAGALRSGKVNYWTGPRGMEFEEKFAAWCGARFAISTSSGTSALHVALAGLGIGPGDEVICTPYSFIASSFCACQAGAVPVFVDVKRDDHTMDPKAVEAAITPRTRAIIPVHLYGNVCDIDGLLRVARRHKLFVVEDCAQAHGATWKGRKVGTFGHANAFSFCQSKTFTTGGEGGMVTTDDEAVAWECRSFRDHGYDVQQRLRLLELEAKLPYIHNRVGFNFRLTEVQSILGLHALRRLDGWNLRRRRQFGAYLNREFSRLPEVVSVPPHGDGVRENGFWVYPLVLDIEKLRCTIREFVAALGAEGVPCGPVFWPQSYKERAYQERRGFGRLNYPFGDPNADPRAVDYSRVHCPNAAWLEERTLVLFVLHPVYTVQHQRQVVKAVVKCLAAFRK from the coding sequence ATGGCCGAGAAACTGGCAATCGAGGGCGGAAAGCCCGCCTGCACCGCCTCGTGGGCCGGCTGGCCCTGCTTCACCGAGGCCGCCATCCGCGACGCGGCCGGCGCGCTGCGCTCCGGCAAGGTGAACTACTGGACAGGCCCGCGCGGCATGGAGTTCGAGGAGAAGTTCGCGGCCTGGTGCGGCGCGCGGTTCGCCATCTCGACCTCCAGCGGCACGAGTGCCCTGCACGTGGCCCTGGCCGGCCTGGGCATCGGCCCCGGCGACGAGGTGATCTGCACGCCCTACTCGTTCATCGCCTCGTCCTTCTGCGCCTGCCAGGCGGGCGCCGTGCCCGTGTTTGTGGATGTCAAACGCGACGACCACACGATGGACCCCAAGGCCGTGGAGGCCGCCATCACGCCCCGCACGCGCGCCATCATCCCCGTTCACCTCTACGGCAACGTGTGCGACATAGACGGCCTGCTGCGCGTGGCCCGCCGCCACAAGCTGTTCGTGGTCGAGGACTGTGCGCAGGCCCACGGCGCCACGTGGAAGGGCCGCAAGGTGGGCACGTTCGGCCACGCCAACGCCTTCAGCTTCTGCCAGAGCAAGACCTTCACCACGGGCGGCGAGGGCGGCATGGTGACCACCGACGACGAGGCCGTGGCCTGGGAGTGCCGCTCGTTCCGCGACCACGGCTACGATGTGCAGCAGCGCCTGCGCCTGCTGGAGCTCGAGGCCAAGCTGCCCTACATCCACAACCGCGTGGGCTTCAACTTCCGCCTCACCGAGGTGCAGAGCATCCTCGGCCTCCACGCCCTGCGGCGGCTCGACGGCTGGAACCTCCGGCGCCGCCGCCAGTTCGGCGCCTACCTCAACCGCGAGTTCTCGAGGCTCCCCGAAGTCGTCTCCGTGCCGCCGCACGGCGACGGCGTACGCGAGAACGGCTTCTGGGTGTATCCCCTGGTGCTGGACATCGAGAAGCTGCGGTGCACCATCCGCGAGTTCGTGGCGGCCCTGGGCGCCGAGGGCGTGCCCTGCGGCCCCGTCTTCTGGCCCCAGAGCTACAAGGAGCGGGCCTATCAGGAACGGCGTGGCTTCGGGCGACTCAACTACCCCTTCGGCGACCCGAACGCCGACCCGAGGGCGGTGGACTACTCGCGCGTCCATTGCCCCAACGCCGCGTGGCTGGAAGAGCGCACCCTCGTCCTCTTCGTCCTCCATCCCGTCTACACAGTGCAGCACCAGCGGCAGGTGGTGAAGGCGGTGGTGAAATGCCTGGCCGCGTTCCGGAAGTAA
- the msrB gene encoding peptide-methionine (R)-S-oxide reductase MsrB → MALTRACPLALALLGLAALEACRAGETAHPNKPPQRGEGPREKPMAKVAKTDDEWRKLLTPEQYHILREKGTERAFSGKYDKFNGKGVYRCAGCGAVLFTSEAKYDSGCGWPAYWKAADPKAIVETVDTSHGMVRTEITCARCGGHLGHVFDDGPRPTGLRYCVNSAALEFEAEKPKAAAKPEAAPEP, encoded by the coding sequence ATGGCGCTGACAAGAGCCTGCCCCCTGGCGCTCGCCCTGCTGGGTCTCGCGGCGCTCGAGGCCTGCCGGGCGGGCGAGACCGCCCACCCGAACAAGCCCCCGCAACGCGGCGAGGGGCCGAGGGAGAAGCCCATGGCCAAGGTGGCGAAGACAGACGACGAGTGGCGCAAGCTGCTCACGCCCGAGCAATACCACATCCTGCGCGAGAAGGGCACCGAGCGGGCCTTCAGCGGCAAGTACGACAAGTTCAACGGGAAAGGCGTCTACCGCTGCGCCGGCTGCGGCGCGGTGCTGTTCACCTCGGAAGCGAAGTACGATTCCGGCTGCGGCTGGCCCGCCTATTGGAAGGCAGCGGATCCGAAGGCCATCGTCGAGACCGTGGACACGAGCCACGGCATGGTGCGCACCGAGATCACCTGCGCCCGTTGCGGCGGCCACCTGGGGCACGTGTTCGATGACGGCCCCCGGCCCACCGGCCTGCGCTACTGCGTGAACTCGGCGGCGCTGGAGTTCGAGGCGGAGAAGCCCAAGGCGGCCGCTAAGCCCGAAGCCGCACCAGAGCCTTGA
- a CDS encoding zinc-binding dehydrogenase → MKAALVEGPNRLAVRDIPEPAPGDYQALCELLYGATCSGTDSHIIEGNFPWISPYPTVLGHESVGRVVKLGPKVRHLKPGDLIPRVGTTPVGGASVTWGGFAEFGIATDFRAAQEDGAPPSVWGGCRMQRVLPPGTDPAAATMFITWRETLSYANRMGIVGGTSPSRESRGTEAPPTGSLLVIGSGGNALAYIAHARNAGCPVRVMIGSPVRQAIALRAGATAFLSYKAGDVRKAALNLCPDGFDLVIDAVGKVGLADLGLSLLRPGGTIGIYGIDDYGRCTLDPGRSRGTFTFFNGGYDEAETHDQVAALFQAGRLDASVWLDLEHPFALGDIGEAFEAVRQRRVVKALVRLRA, encoded by the coding sequence ATGAAAGCCGCCCTTGTCGAAGGCCCCAATCGCCTGGCCGTGCGCGACATCCCCGAGCCGGCGCCGGGCGACTACCAGGCGCTCTGCGAACTGCTCTACGGCGCCACCTGCTCGGGCACCGACTCGCATATCATCGAGGGCAACTTCCCCTGGATCTCGCCCTATCCCACGGTGCTCGGCCACGAGAGCGTGGGGCGGGTGGTGAAGCTCGGGCCGAAGGTGCGGCACCTGAAGCCAGGCGACCTGATTCCCCGCGTGGGCACCACGCCGGTCGGCGGGGCCAGCGTCACCTGGGGAGGCTTCGCCGAGTTTGGCATCGCCACCGACTTCCGCGCCGCGCAGGAGGACGGGGCGCCGCCTTCGGTCTGGGGCGGCTGTCGCATGCAGCGCGTGCTGCCGCCCGGCACCGACCCCGCCGCGGCCACGATGTTCATCACCTGGCGCGAAACGCTCAGCTACGCCAACCGCATGGGCATTGTGGGCGGCACGTCCCCGTCCCGTGAATCGCGGGGCACAGAGGCCCCGCCCACAGGGAGCTTGCTGGTGATCGGCTCGGGCGGCAACGCCTTGGCCTACATCGCCCACGCGCGGAACGCCGGATGCCCCGTGCGCGTGATGATCGGCTCGCCTGTGCGCCAGGCCATCGCCCTGAGAGCGGGGGCCACGGCCTTCCTGAGCTACAAGGCCGGCGACGTGCGGAAGGCGGCGCTGAATCTATGCCCCGACGGCTTCGACCTCGTGATTGACGCCGTGGGCAAGGTGGGGCTGGCCGACCTCGGCCTGTCGCTGCTGCGGCCCGGCGGCACGATCGGCATCTACGGCATTGACGACTACGGCAGGTGCACGCTCGACCCCGGGCGGTCGCGCGGCACGTTCACCTTCTTCAACGGCGGCTACGACGAGGCCGAGACTCACGACCAGGTGGCTGCTCTGTTCCAGGCGGGCAGGCTCGACGCTTCGGTGTGGCTCGACCTCGAGCACCCGTTCGCCCTCGGCGACATTGGCGAGGCGTTCGAGGCCGTGCGGCAGCGGCGGGTGGTCAAGGCTCTGGTGCGGCTTCGGGCTTAG
- a CDS encoding aldo/keto reductase — MKTRVLGRTGLSVTELSLGGLFLSKFGGEFEQSRAAALRAFELGVNYVDTAPTYGNSEEVLGRILADVKAPLIVSTKLGGRPQPFKPQDKACLRQSVEESLRLLGRGRIDILFVHEPDRPGQYDWWTRSPMWEAGAPVEGPVLDLLDELKAEGVVRFTGIGGTTTRQLACLAATGRFDVVLTAFNYSLLWREAEHEVLPAAKANRMGVVIGSPLQQGALARRFDDEVNGGAPWLSLPRRNQLKALYALLDETGLPLVECAIRFVLSNPDISCTLMGARSQAEVEQNVAYAAKGPLPADVLKRLDAIAAMVPFRPCEERPTLCFGWKGYKGPGPL, encoded by the coding sequence ATGAAGACCAGGGTGCTGGGCCGCACGGGGCTGAGCGTGACCGAACTGTCGCTCGGCGGGCTGTTCCTCTCGAAGTTCGGGGGCGAGTTCGAGCAGTCGCGCGCCGCGGCGCTCCGGGCCTTCGAGCTGGGCGTGAACTACGTGGACACGGCGCCGACCTACGGCAACAGCGAAGAGGTGCTCGGGCGCATCCTGGCCGATGTGAAGGCGCCCCTGATCGTCTCGACCAAGCTCGGCGGCCGCCCCCAGCCGTTCAAGCCGCAGGACAAGGCGTGCCTCCGCCAATCGGTCGAGGAGAGCCTGCGCCTGCTCGGCCGCGGGCGCATTGACATCCTCTTCGTCCACGAGCCCGACCGGCCCGGCCAGTACGACTGGTGGACCCGCTCGCCGATGTGGGAGGCGGGCGCGCCCGTGGAAGGCCCCGTGCTCGACCTCCTCGACGAACTGAAGGCCGAAGGCGTCGTCCGCTTCACCGGCATCGGCGGCACGACGACCCGGCAGCTCGCCTGCCTGGCCGCCACGGGGCGGTTCGACGTCGTGCTCACGGCCTTCAACTACAGCCTGCTCTGGCGCGAGGCCGAGCACGAGGTGCTGCCCGCGGCCAAGGCCAATCGCATGGGCGTGGTCATCGGCTCCCCGCTCCAGCAGGGCGCCCTCGCCCGCCGCTTCGACGACGAGGTGAACGGCGGCGCGCCGTGGCTCAGCCTGCCGCGCCGCAACCAGCTCAAGGCCCTCTACGCGCTGCTGGACGAGACCGGCCTGCCCCTGGTCGAGTGCGCGATTCGCTTCGTGCTCTCGAACCCCGACATCTCGTGCACCCTCATGGGCGCCCGCTCGCAGGCCGAGGTCGAGCAGAACGTGGCCTATGCCGCCAAGGGGCCGCTGCCGGCCGACGTGCTGAAGCGACTCGACGCCATCGCGGCCATGGTGCCCTTCCGCCCCTGCGAGGAGCGGCCCACCCTGTGCTTCGGCTGGAAGGGCTACAAGGGCCCCGGGCCGCTGTAG
- a CDS encoding ThuA domain-containing protein — translation MAAALALAGLAAASAADAAAKKVLIFGNAMGFRHDSAIKEGGPILEQIAKGLGYEPVVTEDPAVLNPEAIKQWNLLLFNNTTGDPTAERKLVREEVGKEGKKKPVYQTIPHPERRKALIERVRDGAGWIGFHGAGDSLYDSPEYNEMVNGWFAGHPWSGKVRVTIEEPDHPLMKPFGKGPWEVSDEIYQFRNYDRSRARILMSIYRPSVEAYRGNRKDRDYATCWISRFGKGRVMYQAHGHAGNVFKMPEFQEHLKLAMQWAIGDLEVPVEPSKVEDPKVVAARAVERLKAAKTDEERIDALDLAAAAPSQEALPLALALLEPQGKVAEFAADTVQANAAALPDLPKDQKVEALRKALDACGNKRDLRKAIKAQLTQLGVADLPLYAPPGFVTHWFVAGPLPNKDSELLAKAYPPESGVDIEKGFEADGKPIAWKRVTCDDDGIVKLRDLVSKADAVGGYAYAEITVEKDTPVQVLLGAREHFTAWLNGEKLGEQIGTKGLRPGEFKYKAVLKPGANKLLVKVSQTKGDWGLAAQIVGPKNEKIAFAVREK, via the coding sequence ATGGCGGCGGCTCTGGCGCTGGCGGGGCTCGCGGCTGCCTCGGCGGCCGATGCGGCGGCCAAGAAGGTGCTCATCTTCGGCAACGCGATGGGCTTCCGCCACGACAGCGCCATCAAGGAAGGCGGCCCCATCCTCGAACAGATCGCCAAGGGCCTCGGCTACGAACCCGTCGTGACCGAGGACCCCGCCGTCCTCAACCCCGAAGCGATCAAGCAGTGGAACCTCCTCCTCTTCAACAACACCACTGGCGACCCCACCGCCGAACGGAAGCTCGTGCGCGAGGAGGTGGGCAAGGAGGGCAAGAAGAAGCCCGTCTACCAGACCATCCCGCACCCCGAGCGCCGCAAGGCCCTCATCGAGCGAGTCAGGGACGGGGCCGGGTGGATCGGCTTCCACGGAGCCGGCGACTCGCTCTACGACTCTCCAGAGTACAACGAGATGGTCAACGGCTGGTTCGCCGGCCACCCCTGGAGCGGGAAGGTCCGGGTCACCATCGAGGAGCCAGACCATCCGCTGATGAAGCCCTTCGGCAAGGGGCCGTGGGAGGTCTCCGACGAAATCTACCAGTTCCGCAACTACGACCGCTCCCGCGCCCGCATCCTGATGAGCATCTACCGCCCGAGCGTCGAAGCCTATCGCGGCAACCGCAAGGACCGCGACTACGCGACCTGCTGGATCAGCCGCTTCGGCAAGGGCCGCGTGATGTACCAGGCCCACGGCCACGCGGGCAACGTCTTCAAGATGCCCGAGTTCCAGGAGCACCTGAAGCTCGCCATGCAATGGGCCATTGGCGACCTCGAGGTGCCGGTCGAGCCCAGCAAGGTGGAGGACCCCAAGGTCGTGGCGGCGAGGGCCGTCGAGCGGCTCAAGGCGGCCAAGACCGATGAGGAGCGGATTGACGCCCTCGACCTTGCCGCCGCGGCCCCCAGCCAAGAGGCGCTGCCGCTGGCCCTCGCCCTCCTGGAGCCGCAGGGCAAGGTGGCCGAGTTTGCCGCCGACACGGTTCAGGCCAACGCCGCCGCGCTCCCCGACCTGCCCAAGGACCAGAAGGTCGAGGCCCTCCGCAAGGCCCTCGACGCCTGCGGGAACAAGCGGGACCTCCGCAAGGCCATCAAGGCGCAACTCACGCAGCTCGGCGTGGCCGACCTGCCCCTCTACGCGCCGCCGGGCTTCGTCACCCACTGGTTCGTCGCCGGCCCGCTGCCCAACAAGGACAGCGAGCTCCTGGCCAAGGCGTATCCGCCCGAGAGCGGCGTGGACATCGAGAAAGGCTTCGAGGCCGATGGCAAGCCCATCGCCTGGAAACGAGTCACCTGCGACGACGACGGCATCGTGAAGCTGCGCGACCTGGTCTCGAAGGCCGACGCCGTGGGCGGCTACGCCTATGCGGAGATCACCGTCGAGAAGGACACGCCCGTGCAGGTTCTCCTCGGCGCCCGCGAGCACTTCACCGCCTGGCTCAACGGCGAGAAGCTCGGCGAGCAGATCGGCACCAAGGGTCTGCGGCCCGGCGAGTTCAAGTACAAGGCCGTCCTCAAGCCGGGCGCCAACAAGCTCCTCGTCAAGGTGAGCCAGACCAAGGGCGACTGGGGCCTTGCCGCCCAGATCGTGGGGCCGAAGAACGAGAAGATCGCGTTCGCGGTGAGGGAGAAGTAG